CCCTCCGGGCTTCGACTCCGCCCCGCGTTTGCGGGGCGTCGCTCAGGGCTAGCCTTGAGTCCCGCCGCAGCGGCGGGACTCATTATTCACGAAGACACTCCGTTCGTGAATAATGCGGGCCAGGGGCACTGAGGGGTTGTAAGAGTGTTCCTCCCCGAGGCTCCCCTACGCCTGGGGGGTGCTCAGCGAGGCGAACGCCGAGCGCCGAATCCCGCCCCGTCCCGATGGGACGAGAGTCTCTTCGGGAAAGGCTTTCGGGACTAGCGGAAGTGCCGCACCAGCGCGGAATGCTAGTGAGAAATAGTTGGTGCGGCACTAGCCGGCAACGGCGATCTGGCGAAAGTCGGCAATCCGGCTGAAAAGGCTGGCGGTCTCGGCAAGAAGGGCCAGGCGATTGTCCCTGAGCGCTGCGTCCTTGGCCATCACTAAGACATCATTAAAGAACCGGTCCACCGCGGGCCGAAGGGTGGCAATCCGCTTGAGGGCCTCTTTGTACTCCCCGCGTTCGATCAAGGGTGCCACCTCCCCTTGCAAGGCCTTCACCTCCCGGTGAAGCACTCTTTCTGCCTCCTCCTGAAACCTGCTCTCCTCGACCTCCCGCGCAAAGCCCGGCGGGAGAATATTCGCCACTCGCTTGAAGGCGATGGCCAGGGAGGCAAACTCTGCATCCTGCTTCGCCTTGGTCAAGGCCTGGGCCCGCCGAAACGCCCGGGGGATATCATCAAAGCCGACCAACAGCACCGCCGCCGCCACATCGGGGGGAATCCCCCGATCGGTCATGATCCCCTCGCATCGGACACGGAGGAACGTCAGGATGTCCTTCAAGACCTCGTCTCGAGGACGGCTGATCCGGTCCTTCAGGAGTTCCAGGGCCTTTTGGATCAGGGGCGTGAGCGGGACAGAAAGCTCTTGCCCTACCAGGATGAGGATGAGGCCCAGGGCCGCCCGGCGCAGTGCATAGGGGTCTTCGGAGCCGGTAGGGATCAGGCCGATACCGAAACATCCGGCGATACTGTCGATCCGGTCAGCCACCCCGACCAGGGCGCCTGTCTTTGTCCGGGGGAGGGTATCCCCCGCGTACCGGGGGAGATAGTGCTCCTCGATTCCGACAGCGACCTCCGCCTTTTCCCCGCTGATTTCGGCATAGTGGCGCCCCATGACCCCCTGCAGCTCAGTGAACTCCCGGATCATTCCGGTCGCCAGATCCGCCTTGCAGAGGGAAGCAGCCCGGCGAGCACTCTCTTCCGCTGCGGGGTCGACCGACTTGGCCATGAAACCGGCGATCTCCGCAATCCGTTTCGTCTTGTCCAAGAGGCTTCCGAGTCGTTCCTGAAAGAGGATGTGGCCGAGGCGGGGGACCAACTTCTCGAGGGGAAGCTTTTTCTGATCCTCTTTGTAATAGAAGTCGGCATCCGCCAGTCGCGCTCGGAGAACCCGCTCGTTTCCCTGAGCAACCATGTCCATGTCTCGGGTCTTCATATTGGAGACGGCGACGAAGTACGGGAGCAGTTTCCCCCTCTTGTCCACTACGGGGAAGTAGCGTTGGTGCTTTCGCATCGGAGTGATAATCACCTCACGAGGGAGGCTGAGATACTCATCAGGAAATCCACCCCGGACGAGCGTGGGATACTCGACCAGATGGGTGACCTGCTCCAACAAGTCGGGATCGATGAGGGGTTCACCACGGACCTGCCGCGCGGCTTTAACAACAAGCTGTCTCACCTGCTCACGCCGTCGGTCCTGATCCACAATGACGAACGCCTTCTCCAGCTTCTTCAGATATTCTTGGAAGGTGCGGACTTGGATCGGCTGTGGTGCGAGAAAGCGGTGGCCAAATGTTACTCCACCACTCCGGATCCCGTCGATCTCAAACTCCACCACTTTTCCCCCGTACAGGGCAAGGAGCCATCGGATCGGACGAACGAAGCGGATGGATAAATCACCCCACCGCATACTCTTGGGAAATGTCAGCGAGGTAATGATATTGGGGAGGAGAGAGGAGAGAACCTCGGTCGTCTTTAATCCCTTCTCCTTTTTCCTCGCAACGACATAGTCCCCGCGCTCTGTCGCCCGAATTTCCAATTGCTCGACGGGGATCCCCTGCGCTCGGGCGAAACCGAGCCCGGCCTTCGTCGGCTTGCCTTCTGCATCATAAGCCGCCGACTTCGGCGGGCCGACGACTTCTCGGACCTCATCCGCCTGCTTGTCTGCCAATGCCTCCACGTGAAGGGTGAGACGCCTTGGCGTCCCCAGGGTTCGAATGCGTCCGAAACCCAGGCGTGCCTGGCGGAGGAGCCGATCAGCGACCCCCTGAAAATCCCGGAGGGCATCGGCCATGTAGACCGAGGGGATCTCCTCGGTCCCGATCTCGAAAACGAGTTCCTTTTCCTTCGGCTTAGGCTTCGCTTTCACCCTCGCCTTTGCCTTCGCTTTTACCTTTGCCTTCGCTTTTACCTTTGCCTTCGCCATCGTTCTCTCTCCGGTCGCCTGCTATGAGCGGTCAGCGAACCGCCTTTCTCGGTTTGCGGGTTCTCCTGCGAACTGCCGACTGCTGATTGCCGCGCGGCTGCCATGCTTTCTTCAGGAGAGGAAATCCCATCTCTTCCCGCTGCTTGAGATAGGCCTCGGCGGACCGCCGGGCCAGATTCCGGACCCGGCCGATGATGGCCTGGCGTTCCGTGACGCTAATCGCTCCCCGGGCATCCAGGATATTAAAGGCATGGGAGCATTTCAGGCAGTAGTCATAGGCGGGCAGCACTAGCCCTTTCTCAATGAGTCGCAGGGATTCCGCCTCGTACAGATCAAAGAGCGTGTATTGCAGCTGCGTGTCCGCCTCGTCAAAATTGTGGACCGACCACTCCACCTCCCCTCGATGGTGGACATCCCCGTAGGTCACCCCTTTGACCCACTCCAGGTCAAACACGCTGTCCACCCCCTGGAGATACATGGCGATCCGCTCGATCCCATAGGTGAGTTCGCCCGAGACCGGCTTGAGATCGATGCCACCCGCCTGTTGAAAGTAGGTAAACTGGGTGATCTCCATCCCGTCCAACCACACTTCCCAGCCCAAGCCCCAGGCTCCGAGGGTGGGCGACTCCCAGTCATCCTCCACAAAGCGGATGTCGTGTTTCAACGGGTCAATCCCGAGATGACGAAGGCTGTCGAGATAAATCTCCTGGATGTCGTCGGGGGAGGGCTTGAGGATGACCTGGAATTGATAGTAGTGCTGGAGCCGATTCGGATTTTCCCCGTATCGACCGTCGGTGGGACGCCTGGAGGGCTCCACGTAGGCAACATTCCAGGGCTCGGGGCCCAACACCCGGAGAAAGGTCGCGGGGTTCATAGTGCCCGCCCCCACCTCGATATCGTACGGTTCCTGGATTACACATCCCCTTTTGGCGAAGAATTTTTCGAGTCCAATGACCACGTCTTGATAGTTCATGCTCCTCCCTCCGAGCAGGATACACAGCCGGAGGCGGGTGCCGCCGCGCCCGGCATCATTGACAAGGAACGCCTTGTGTGGGGGATACTCAGACCACTGGAATGGTCCGAAGTCCCCATAAAATTAGGGGACTCAGCTTACTGAACGGGAGGATGAAGTGTCAAGGGAAAAGCCGGTAATCCCTGCGAGGAAGCGGGCGGAGCGGATCCTGCGCCCGAGCTTGAACTCCAGGAAGGTCTGAAGTAGGGACCTCAGCTCCTCAGCGGCACCCGAGTGCAGGCTCGCCCGGCTCAAGCCCATCTCCCTCCGCAGGGCCATGCGGAGGAATCCCAACGCCTCCGGTGAGACAGGCATGGTCTCAATGGCCTCCGCACGGCAGGCGGGGCAGAGGAGACCCCCCTCATTGAGGCCAAAACTCTGGACCCCTTCGGGGAGTCCTTCCCGACACCGGACACACCTCCCCAGCTCGGGAAGATAGCCGAGGGTCTTCAGGAGTCTGATCTCGAAGGCCCGAAGGATGTGGGAGGGATCTATGCCGGTATTGAGTCCCCGGAGGGTCCCGACGATCAGGACGAAGAGCTCTTCGCTTCCCTCCCCCTCGACTCCGGCGACTCCGGCCAGTTCGGCCACCTCGGAGGCCGCCGTCAACAGCTCCAGGGATCGCCGGAGCGCATGGAAGGGTTCCCGGAGGGCAAATTCGTTCAGGCGATGCAGATCGGAGTTTGCGCGCTCGAAATAGACCAGGTGGCCATACGTACACAGCTCGAGGCTTCCACCGAATCGACTCCGAATCCGCCTCGCGCCTGCGGCCACCGCCCGGACCTTGCCGTAGCGCCGCACGTAAAAGACGACGATCCGGTCCGCCTCGCCGAGATTGTGGCCTCCGATAACAACGGCTTCACTGGATTTAAGCCCCATTCCAGGACCGTAGAGTACTCGAAGTCCCCACCCATACACAAGGCTATTTACAGACCCCCTCGAGAAGACCTTCCATTGGAATGGGACTTGCATTTTGTCCCGGCTTGCCGTCACCTCGTGGAGAGCTGAACATGAGCACCGAATCACCGCATGAGAGCTATCAACGCGCTGCCGATCATTGGGCTGAGTGCCCCGTATGC
This DNA window, taken from Candidatus Methylomirabilota bacterium, encodes the following:
- the glyS gene encoding glycine--tRNA ligase subunit beta encodes the protein MAKAKVKAKAKVKAKAKARVKAKPKPKEKELVFEIGTEEIPSVYMADALRDFQGVADRLLRQARLGFGRIRTLGTPRRLTLHVEALADKQADEVREVVGPPKSAAYDAEGKPTKAGLGFARAQGIPVEQLEIRATERGDYVVARKKEKGLKTTEVLSSLLPNIITSLTFPKSMRWGDLSIRFVRPIRWLLALYGGKVVEFEIDGIRSGGVTFGHRFLAPQPIQVRTFQEYLKKLEKAFVIVDQDRRREQVRQLVVKAARQVRGEPLIDPDLLEQVTHLVEYPTLVRGGFPDEYLSLPREVIITPMRKHQRYFPVVDKRGKLLPYFVAVSNMKTRDMDMVAQGNERVLRARLADADFYYKEDQKKLPLEKLVPRLGHILFQERLGSLLDKTKRIAEIAGFMAKSVDPAAEESARRAASLCKADLATGMIREFTELQGVMGRHYAEISGEKAEVAVGIEEHYLPRYAGDTLPRTKTGALVGVADRIDSIAGCFGIGLIPTGSEDPYALRRAALGLILILVGQELSVPLTPLIQKALELLKDRISRPRDEVLKDILTFLRVRCEGIMTDRGIPPDVAAAVLLVGFDDIPRAFRRAQALTKAKQDAEFASLAIAFKRVANILPPGFAREVEESRFQEEAERVLHREVKALQGEVAPLIERGEYKEALKRIATLRPAVDRFFNDVLVMAKDAALRDNRLALLAETASLFSRIADFRQIAVAG
- the recO gene encoding DNA repair protein RecO; its protein translation is MGLKSSEAVVIGGHNLGEADRIVVFYVRRYGKVRAVAAGARRIRSRFGGSLELCTYGHLVYFERANSDLHRLNEFALREPFHALRRSLELLTAASEVAELAGVAGVEGEGSEELFVLIVGTLRGLNTGIDPSHILRAFEIRLLKTLGYLPELGRCVRCREGLPEGVQSFGLNEGGLLCPACRAEAIETMPVSPEALGFLRMALRREMGLSRASLHSGAAEELRSLLQTFLEFKLGRRIRSARFLAGITGFSLDTSSSRSVS